Proteins co-encoded in one Juglans regia cultivar Chandler chromosome 16, Walnut 2.0, whole genome shotgun sequence genomic window:
- the LOC109018908 gene encoding probable RNA-dependent RNA polymerase 1: MDTNLVLRLGNQVSRDNFSVLWKQENVFVKFDFKIRKLYFFFSHLSVEYKFEISFENICKIELYCPRDQATKFLLIQLLRSPRIYEKAVSTGHHYEWVREVDFTPSCCIGQSSALCLELPNMLWLPKFHRHFVYYKENEEQLELMEGSPFSCSSSLVPIVNPPIGFDLPYKILFKINSLIQHGCVPGPAIDDDFYRLVDPKSTKIEFIESALDKLFHLGDCCYEPVRLLKEQFKGYAKSTLLPRAPAISLCDGLVYVHRVKVTPSKVYFCGPEVNLSNRVFRNYLEDIDNFLHVSFVDENLDKVRSIALSPHSSSANEDKRTRVYERIISTLRNGIVIGDKKFEFLAFSSNQVRDNSVWMFASRTGLTAADIREWMGDFQDIRNVAIYGARLGQSFGSSRETASVGIDEIEVIPDVEVKRGEATYCFSDGIGKISQELACKVATKLGRSSVPSAFQIQYGGYAGVVAVDPTSSVKLSLRKSMFKYKSLNTKLDVLAWSKFQPSFLNPQIIILLSNLGVKDQVFQKRQWENIDKLNAILTDPWIAQEALEMMSSGEITMVLKEMLICDYKPDAEPFLSMMLQTFRASKLMDIRFGTRIFVPNGRVMIGCLDETRTLEYGQVFLQVSRFSRELCNQSSHMFSVSSSNPNNFIFEGEVIVARNPCLHPGDVLVLQAVNVPALHHIVDCVVFPQKGKRSHPNECSRSSLDGDKYFVCWDRDLIPPLRIQPAEYIAAPTMQLDHDVTIEEVEECFTNYIINNNLGIIQNAHTVFADREPRSAMSHKCLELAELHSIAVDFPKTGVVAKIPPHLCVNEYPDFMEKPEKWTYRSTCILGKLFREAKYIELPTSPTESFTLEIAKQCYDPDMEVDGFEDYLSDAFKYKSDYDYKLGNLMDYYGIKTEAEIFSGNILKIPDHLDRKGITDAIKYAMYSLKMEARTWFNEGDDSNTYNAKAKASAWYHVTYHHTYWGRYNEGMDRAHFLSFPWCVYDKLLQIKKDTGSINSSLLSSPDHQLSQLI, encoded by the exons ATGGATACTAATCTAGTGCTGCGCTTGGGAAATCAGGTTTCAAGGGATAATTTTTCTGTGCTCTGGAAACAGGAAAATGTCTTTGTGAAATTTGATTTCAAGATCCGAAAATTGTATTTCTTCTTTTCCCATCTTTCGGTAGAGTACAAGTTTGAAATCTCCTTTGAGAACATTTGCAAGATTGAGCTATATTGTCCACGTGATCAAGCAACAAAGTTTCTTCTCATTCAG CTACTTCGTTCTCCAAGGATTTATGAGAAAGCTGTATCTACTGGACATCATTATGAGTGGGTCCGAGAAGTTGATTTCACTCCATCCTGCTGCATTGGCCAATCTTCTGCTCTATGTTTGGAGCTTCCAAATATGCTCTGGCTTCCGAAATTCCACCGTCATTTTGtctattataaagaaaatgaagaacaacTTGAATTGATGGAAGGTTCTCCTTTCTCTTGCAGTTCAAGTCTTGTGCCCATTGTGAATCCGCCCATAGGCTTTGACCTTCCatataaaatcttgtttaagaTCAACTCCTTAATTCAGCATGGATGTGTACCTGGGCCAGCAATTGATGATGATTTTTAtcggttagtcgatcctaagagtaCCAAAATTGAGTTCATAGAAAGTGCCCTGGACAAGCTGTTTCATTTAGGAGACTGCTGCTATGAACCTGTGAGATTGCTCAAGGAGCAGTTTAAAGGATATGCCAAATCTACGCTACTTCCTAGAGCTCCTGCCATTTCTTTATGTGATGGGCTGGTGTACGTACACAGGGTTAAAGTTACTCCATCTAAGGTATACTTCTGTGGTCCAGAGGTGAACCTCTCCAACAGAGTATTTCGCAATTATCTTGAGGATATTGATAACTTTCTGCATGTTTCTTTTGTCGATGAGAACTTAGACAAAGTGCGCTCAATAGCATTATCTCCACATTCATCATCCGCAAATGAGGATAAGCGAACCAGAGTTTATGAGAGAATAATATCCACTTTAAGAAATGGCATAGTTATTGGAGATAAGAAGTTCGAGTTTCTTGCCTTTTCATCCAATCAGGTACGAGATAATTCTGTTTGGATGTTTGCTTCAAGAACAGGTCTGACTGCAGCAGATATCAGAGAATGGATGGGTGATTTTCAAGATATAAGGAATGTGGCAATATATGGTGCCAGACTGGGTCAGTCTTTTGGCTCTTCTAGAGAAACTGCCAGTGTTGGTATAGATGAAATTGAAGTTATTCCCGATGTAGAAGTTAAGAGGGGAGAAGCCACGTATTGTTTCTCAGATGGCATAGGGAAGATATCTCAAGAGTTGGCTTGCAAAGTGGCAACAAAGTTAGGCCGCAGTTCTGTTCCATCAGCATTTCAGATTCAATATGGTGGGTACGCTGGTGTCGTGGCTGTTGATCCGACATCATCAGTGAAGTTGTCATTGAGAAAGAGCATGTTCAAATACAAATCACTCAACACAAAACTAGATGTTTTGGCATGGAGCAAGTTTCAACCTAGTTTTCTCAATCCCCAGATAATCATCCTTTTGTCTAACCTCGGGGTTAAGGATCAAGTTTTTCAGAAAAGGCAATGGGAGAATATAGATAAACTGAATGCCATATTAACAGATCCATGGATAGCACAGGAGGCACTGGAGATGATGTCCTCAGGAGAAATCACAATGGTTCTGAAGGAAATGCTTATATGTGATTACAAGCCAGATGCAGAACCATTTCTTTCAATGATGCTTCAAACATTCCGTGCATCTAAGTTGATGGACATAAGGTTTGGAACAAGGATATTTGTTCCAAACGGAAGAGTTATGATTGGGTGCCTAGATGAAACCAGGACATTGGAATACGGTCAAGTATTTCTGCAAGTTTCTCGCTTTAGTAGAGAGCTTTGTAACCAGTCGTCGCATATGTTTAGTGTCAGCAGCTCAAATCCAAATAACTTCATTTTTGAAGGTGAGGTGATTGTTGCTAGAAACCCATGTCTACACCCAGGAGATGTGCTTGTACTACAAGCTGTTAATGTGCCAGCTCTACATCACATTGTTGATTGCGTTGTTTTTCCACAAAAGGGAAAGAG ATCTCACCCCAATGAATGTTCGAGAAGCAGTTTGGACGGAGATAAGTACTTTGTCTGTTGGGACCGTGATCTTATTCCTCCTCTGCGAATTCAACCAGCAGAATATATTGCAGCACCAACTATGCAACTGGATCATGATGTTACGATAGAG GAAGTAGAGGAGTGTTTCACCAATTACATAATCAATAACAATTTAGGAATCATCCAAAATGCCCACACTGTCTTTGCAGATAGGGAGCCCCGTAGTGCAATGAGCCATAAATGTTTGGAACTTGCTGAGCTACACTCAATTGCCGTTGACTTCCCAAAAACTGGTGTTGTAGCCAAAATACCACCTCATCTATGTGTCAACGAGTATCCCGATTTCATGGAAAAGCCTGAAAAATGGACCTACAGATCAACATGTATCCTAGGAAAGCTTTTTCGCGAAGCAAAATACATTGAACTGCCCACGAGTCCTACGGAATCCTTCACTTTGGAAATAGCAAAACAGTGTTACGACCCTGACATGGAAGTAGACGGCTTTGAGGActacctcagtgatgctttcAAATACAAAAGTGACTATGATTACAAGTTGGGGAATTTGATGGACTATTATGGGATCAAAACTGAAGCTGAAATATTTAGTGGCAACATTTTGAAAATTCCAGACCATCTTGATAGGAAGGGAATTACAGATGCAATTAAATATGCTATGTATTCCCTAAAAATGGAAGCCAGGACCTGGTTTAATGAGGGAGATGATTCTAACACTTATaatgcaaaagcaaaagcatcaGCGTGGTATCATGTCACATATCATCATACTTACTGGGGTCGCTACAATGAGGGAATGGATAGGGCTCATTTCCTTAGTTTTCCATGGTGTGTCTATGACAAGCTTCTGCAAATCAAGAAGGATACAGGGAGCATAAACTCTTCACTTCTGTCATCGCCAGACCATCAACTCAGTCAACTTATCTGA